A genomic stretch from Corynebacterium sp. 21KM1197 includes:
- a CDS encoding septum formation initiator family protein, with amino-acid sequence MAPTDRKPKRQRGRVPVAHRSSDSDSPRARLRLPKMRLSIAESAVIVLVAILILGAVAVPLRNYFQGRTDIARTTEAIAQKQEEKDRLLREVDRYNSEAYQREEARKRLGVIEEGETAFRILDPAMSTGADPAQAEEEQGPQEWWRVLWDSIAVPGAANPAPEPLEAGEVDTHMPIEGDVP; translated from the coding sequence ATGGCACCCACCGACCGGAAACCCAAGCGCCAGCGCGGGCGCGTTCCGGTAGCGCACCGCAGTTCCGATTCCGATAGCCCGCGCGCCCGCCTCCGTCTGCCTAAAATGCGGCTGAGCATTGCGGAGAGCGCGGTGATTGTGTTGGTAGCGATCCTGATTCTGGGGGCCGTGGCGGTGCCGCTGCGCAATTACTTCCAGGGGCGCACCGATATTGCGCGCACCACCGAGGCCATCGCGCAGAAGCAGGAGGAAAAAGACCGCCTGCTGCGCGAGGTGGACAGGTATAACTCCGAGGCCTATCAGCGCGAGGAGGCGCGCAAGCGCCTGGGCGTGATCGAGGAGGGGGAGACGGCCTTCCGTATCCTCGATCCCGCCATGAGCACCGGCGCGGACCCCGCCCAGGCCGAGGAGGAGCAGGGCCCGCAGGAATGGTGGCGGGTGCTGTGGGATTCCATTGCCGTGCCCGGTGCCGCCAATCCCGCCCCGGAGCCCCTGGAGGCCGGGGAGGTGGACACGCACATGCCCATCGAGGGGGACGTCCCCTAG
- a CDS encoding DUF501 domain-containing protein, translated as MTASDADLATVSQQLGRTPRGVLDISYRTPDGEPAVVTTAPRLEDGTPFPTLYYLTDPRLTAEASRLEVAHVMTWMTERLGEDEDLAADYRAAHEHYLATRNAIEDLGTDFSGGGMPDRVKCLHVLIAYALAEGPGRLRLGTEAVAMAADHGGLRGTAIPADWPTTEELGIDLAQFDFSRA; from the coding sequence ATGACAGCTAGCGACGCCGACCTCGCCACCGTCTCCCAGCAATTGGGACGCACCCCCCGGGGGGTGCTCGACATCTCCTATCGCACCCCGGACGGCGAGCCCGCCGTGGTGACCACCGCGCCCCGCCTTGAGGACGGCACCCCCTTTCCCACCCTGTACTACCTCACCGACCCGCGACTCACCGCCGAGGCCTCCCGCCTGGAAGTAGCCCACGTGATGACCTGGATGACCGAGAGGCTGGGGGAGGACGAGGACCTGGCCGCCGATTATCGCGCGGCCCACGAGCACTACCTTGCCACCCGCAACGCCATCGAGGACCTTGGCACCGACTTCTCCGGGGGCGGCATGCCCGACCGAGTGAAGTGCCTCCACGTGCTTATCGCCTACGCCCTGGCCGAGGGGCCGGGCAGGCTGCGCCTGGGAACCGAGGCCGTGGCGATGGCCGCCGATCACGGCGGCCTGCGCGGCACCGCCATTCCCGCCGATTGGCCCACCACCGAGGAACTGGGCATTGACCTTGCTCAGTTCGACTTTTCCCGAGCATAG